A single region of the Sphaeramia orbicularis chromosome 6, fSphaOr1.1, whole genome shotgun sequence genome encodes:
- the fnbp4 gene encoding formin-binding protein 4 isoform X3 — protein sequence MGKKSRLTGGAVGRRTILQLSPPGSRSGNVGERDEALSGSDDEQESDGHRFLKDRRTNMKAPTVKATEGLSLLGAYEDSDEEDVGDSQRSTANPLNRSADIDSTLANFMAEIDAITTQPSTDGAGSSVAASTPPRPEVNTQQTAANEGQNQQVTEAQFEFNTQYSLAGVDVEMGDWQEVWDENSGCYYYWNTVSNEVSWELPHYLANQVQSLAKYANSTGVNGNGTAHAGHCTEENTQTSTKETKIKDVIESVVGLTSEEEERRGVAASLLGPLIPSEVKEAEEKWRKRLLKGLDEPENSLDSDGDGVCPAGSPLAPVQDQDSVPIAQKDLAKKQSRENSDAEETEEDTMELELALERKKAELRALEEGDGSAGGSSPCSEASQEAAGSRGVLLKKNRWKTAFPSVASPDSNSRGSDLQESTEPVPPKVLESVVEDEDKEPDDSEEKTGTKPPAKDEVETPELKFQIGELANTLTSKMEFLGINKKAISNFQLLLLQTETRIADWREGALNGVYLRRRLQEAAEHIKYYELNATPKGWSCHWDREHRRYFYVNDRTGASQWDFPTEDDKAEDAKGSHDTQTSNQVDTKPSSAPTGGVSGSSAYPAPPAPPLPTTTSFWPASQPPLPDSPPPPSHYPPPPPLPPGSPPPPPPLPDSDSEIMEVEMEMDDDNDGEPPAPGTEEDGSGRPPLPPGITSTKIGESSGPLGKGQKRKAGQMNKTITIGSSPILYTQPAVSAAPVMPVAAYWAVPAVAAPIVPLEPPIPPVPALPPQPPLPLTQPPFDPPPPKPLPADKTKKPKKDKQSKKIKTKMPSLVKKWQSIQKELDEEEKSSSSDEDRDQQNKKSIEEWKQQQLVTGKASKNANFEALPEDWRERLKKRKMNST from the exons ATGGGGAAGAAAAGTCGTCTCACGGGTGGAGCAGTGGGTCGAAGAACCATCTTACAGCTATCGCCTCCCGGATCACGCAGTGGGAATGTCGGGGAGAGGGATGAAGCGTTGTCGGGGTCAGACG ATGAACAGGAAAGTGATGGGCACAGATTCCTGAAAGACAGACGCACCAACATGAAGGCTCCCACGGTGAAAGCCACAG AGGGTTTGTCTTTGCTCGGAGCATATGAGGATAGTGATGAAGAGGATGTGGGAGACTCTCAGCGATCCACTGCAAATCCCCTCAACCGGTCAGCAGACATTGACAGCACATTGGCCAATTTCATGGCA GAAATAGATGCAATAACCACTCAGCCAAGCACAGATGGTGCAGGATCTTCTGTTGCTGCTTCCACTCCACCCAGACCTGAAGTTAATACTCAGCAGACAGCTGCCAATGAAGGACAGAATCAACAAGTCACAGAAGCTCAATTCGAGTTCAATACTCAGTACTCATTAGCTGGAG TGGATGTAGAGATGGGGGACTGGCAGGAGGTATGGGATGAGAACTCTGGCTGCTACTATTACTGGAATACGGTTTCTAATGAAGTCTCCTGGGAGCTGCCACACTATCTGGCTAATCAGGTGCAAAGCCTGGCAAAGTATGCAAACAG CACTGGTGTAAATGGCAATGGTACAGCCCATGCAGGTCATTGCACAGAGGAAAACACCCAGACATCAACGAAAGAGACCAAAATAAAG GATGTAATAGAAAGTGTCGTGGGCCTCACAAGTGAAGAGGAGGAGCGCCGTGGAGTGGCTGCCTCACTGCTCGGTCCCTTAATCCCTTCAGAAGTGAAAGAGGCCgaagaaaaatggagaaaacgaCTGCTTAAAGGTTTGGACGAGCCTGAAAACAGTTTGGATTCCGATGGAGATGGTGTTTGCCCAGCAGGATCACCCCTTGCACCAGTGCAGGACCAAGACTCAGTCCCCATCGCTCAGAAAGATCTTGCTAAGAAGCAGTCAAGAGAGAATTCTGATGCTGAGGAGACTGAGGAAGACACAATGGAACTAGAGCTGGCTCTAGAGAGGAAAAAG GCTGAGCTACGGGCACTTGAGGAAGGTGATGGAAGTGCAGGGGGTTCTAGTCCCTGTTCTGAAGCAAGTCAAGAAGCTGCTGGTTCTCGTGGAGTTCTACTCAAGAAAAATCGCTGGAAGACCGCCTTTCCCTCTGTAGCCAGCCCTGACTCAAACAGCAGAGGGTCAGACCTACAGGAGAGCACAGAACCTG TCCCCCCAAAGGTCCTAGAAAGTGTTGTTGAGGATGAGGACAAAGAACCGGACGACTCTGAGGAAAAAACTGGGACAAAGCCCCCAGCAAAAGATGAGGTGGAAACGCCTGAGCTTAAG TTTCAGATTGGGGAACTGGCGAACACCTTAACCAGCAAGATGGAGTTCCTGGGGATAAATAAAAAGGCAATCTCAAACTTTCAGCTTCTTCTGCTCCAAACTGAG ACAAGGATCGCTGACTGGAGGGAGGGCGCTCTGAACGGGGTCTATCTCCGCCGCAGGCTGCAGGAAGCTGCCGAACACATAAAATATTACGAACTTAACGCCACCCCTAAAGGCTGGTCCTGCCACTGGGACAG AGAGCACAGGCGGTATTTTTATGTGAACGACCGGACCGGTGCCTCGCAGTGGGATTTCCCAACAGAGGATGACAAGGCGGAGGATGCCAAAGGAAGCCATGACACACAAACTTCCAATCAAGTGGATACTAAACCATCATCTGCGCCCACTGGTGGGGTATCAG GATCCTCTGCGTATCCTGCCCCACCTGCACCCCCCCTGCCCACTACAACCTCATTCTGGCCTGCATCACAACCTCCCCTTCCGGACAGCCCACCACCACCTTCCCACTACCCCCCTCCTCCACCCCTCCCCCCAGgttccccccctcctcctccgccCCTGCCTGACAGCGATAGTGAGATCATGGAGGTGGAGATGGAGATGGACGATGACAATGACGGTGAGCCTCCAGCTCCTGGAACAGAAGAAGATGGCAGTGGTAGACCTCCTTTACCTCCAGGCATTACAAGCACAAAG ATTGGGGAGTCTTCAGGCCCTTTGGGGAAGGGGCAGAAACGTAAAGCGGGCCAAATGAATAAAACGATTACTATTGGCAGCAGCCCCATCCTCTACACCCAACCTGCTGTCAGTGCAG CTCCTGTAATGCCAGTGGCGGCCTATTGGGCTGTTCCGGCTGTTGCTGCCCCTATAGTCCCACTGGAACCTCCAATCCCACCTGTCCCAGCTCTGCCCCCCCAGCCTCCACTGCCTTTAACCCAACCACCGTTTGATCCGCCTCCACCAAAACCACTACCTGCAGACAAGACCAAAAAGCCCAAAAAGGACAAG CAGTCAAAGAAAATTAAGACCAAAATGCCTTCTTTGGTGAAGAAGTGGCAGAGCATCCAGAAAGAGCTGGATGAGGAAGAGAAAAGCAGTTCCAGTGACGAGGACAGAGATCAGCAGAATAAGAAGAGCATTGAGGAATGGAAGCAGCAGCAGCTCGTGAC AGGAAAGGCCTCAAAGAATGCCAACTTTGAAGCACTTCCTGAAGACTGGCGGGAACGACTCAAGAAAAGGAAAATGAACAGCACGTAA
- the fnbp4 gene encoding formin-binding protein 4 isoform X1, with translation MGKKSRLTGGAVGRRTILQLSPPGSRSGNVGERDEALSGSDDEQESDGHRFLKDRRTNMKAPTVKATEGLSLLGAYEDSDEEDVGDSQRSTANPLNRSADIDSTLANFMAEIDAITTQPSTDGAGSSVAASTPPRPEVNTQQTAANEGQNQQVTEAQFEFNTQYSLAGVDVEMGDWQEVWDENSGCYYYWNTVSNEVSWELPHYLANQVQSLAKYANSTGVNGNGTAHAGHCTEENTQTSTKETKIKKDVIESVVGLTSEEEERRGVAASLLGPLIPSEVKEAEEKWRKRLLKGLDEPENSLDSDGDGVCPAGSPLAPVQDQDSVPIAQKDLAKKQSRENSDAEETEEDTMELELALERKKAELRALEEGDGSAGGSSPCSEASQEAAGSRGVLLKKNRWKTAFPSVASPDSNSRGSDLQESTEPVPPKVLESVVEDEDKEPDDSEEKTGTKPPAKDEVETPELKFQIGELANTLTSKMEFLGINKKAISNFQLLLLQTETRIADWREGALNGVYLRRRLQEAAEHIKYYELNATPKGWSCHWDREHRRYFYVNDRTGASQWDFPTEDDKAEDAKGSHDTQTSNQVDTKPSSAPTGGVSGSSAYPAPPAPPLPTTTSFWPASQPPLPDSPPPPSHYPPPPPLPPGSPPPPPPLPDSDSEIMEVEMEMDDDNDGEPPAPGTEEDGSGRPPLPPGITSTKIGESSGPLGKGQKRKAGQMNKTITIGSSPILYTQPAVSAAPVMPVAAYWAVPAVAAPIVPLEPPIPPVPALPPQPPLPLTQPPFDPPPPKPLPADKTKKPKKDKQSKKIKTKMPSLVKKWQSIQKELDEEEKSSSSDEDRDQQNKKSIEEWKQQQLVTGKASKNANFEALPEDWRERLKKRKMNST, from the exons ATGGGGAAGAAAAGTCGTCTCACGGGTGGAGCAGTGGGTCGAAGAACCATCTTACAGCTATCGCCTCCCGGATCACGCAGTGGGAATGTCGGGGAGAGGGATGAAGCGTTGTCGGGGTCAGACG ATGAACAGGAAAGTGATGGGCACAGATTCCTGAAAGACAGACGCACCAACATGAAGGCTCCCACGGTGAAAGCCACAG AGGGTTTGTCTTTGCTCGGAGCATATGAGGATAGTGATGAAGAGGATGTGGGAGACTCTCAGCGATCCACTGCAAATCCCCTCAACCGGTCAGCAGACATTGACAGCACATTGGCCAATTTCATGGCA GAAATAGATGCAATAACCACTCAGCCAAGCACAGATGGTGCAGGATCTTCTGTTGCTGCTTCCACTCCACCCAGACCTGAAGTTAATACTCAGCAGACAGCTGCCAATGAAGGACAGAATCAACAAGTCACAGAAGCTCAATTCGAGTTCAATACTCAGTACTCATTAGCTGGAG TGGATGTAGAGATGGGGGACTGGCAGGAGGTATGGGATGAGAACTCTGGCTGCTACTATTACTGGAATACGGTTTCTAATGAAGTCTCCTGGGAGCTGCCACACTATCTGGCTAATCAGGTGCAAAGCCTGGCAAAGTATGCAAACAG CACTGGTGTAAATGGCAATGGTACAGCCCATGCAGGTCATTGCACAGAGGAAAACACCCAGACATCAACGAAAGAGACCAAAATAAAG AAGGATGTAATAGAAAGTGTCGTGGGCCTCACAAGTGAAGAGGAGGAGCGCCGTGGAGTGGCTGCCTCACTGCTCGGTCCCTTAATCCCTTCAGAAGTGAAAGAGGCCgaagaaaaatggagaaaacgaCTGCTTAAAGGTTTGGACGAGCCTGAAAACAGTTTGGATTCCGATGGAGATGGTGTTTGCCCAGCAGGATCACCCCTTGCACCAGTGCAGGACCAAGACTCAGTCCCCATCGCTCAGAAAGATCTTGCTAAGAAGCAGTCAAGAGAGAATTCTGATGCTGAGGAGACTGAGGAAGACACAATGGAACTAGAGCTGGCTCTAGAGAGGAAAAAG GCTGAGCTACGGGCACTTGAGGAAGGTGATGGAAGTGCAGGGGGTTCTAGTCCCTGTTCTGAAGCAAGTCAAGAAGCTGCTGGTTCTCGTGGAGTTCTACTCAAGAAAAATCGCTGGAAGACCGCCTTTCCCTCTGTAGCCAGCCCTGACTCAAACAGCAGAGGGTCAGACCTACAGGAGAGCACAGAACCTG TCCCCCCAAAGGTCCTAGAAAGTGTTGTTGAGGATGAGGACAAAGAACCGGACGACTCTGAGGAAAAAACTGGGACAAAGCCCCCAGCAAAAGATGAGGTGGAAACGCCTGAGCTTAAG TTTCAGATTGGGGAACTGGCGAACACCTTAACCAGCAAGATGGAGTTCCTGGGGATAAATAAAAAGGCAATCTCAAACTTTCAGCTTCTTCTGCTCCAAACTGAG ACAAGGATCGCTGACTGGAGGGAGGGCGCTCTGAACGGGGTCTATCTCCGCCGCAGGCTGCAGGAAGCTGCCGAACACATAAAATATTACGAACTTAACGCCACCCCTAAAGGCTGGTCCTGCCACTGGGACAG AGAGCACAGGCGGTATTTTTATGTGAACGACCGGACCGGTGCCTCGCAGTGGGATTTCCCAACAGAGGATGACAAGGCGGAGGATGCCAAAGGAAGCCATGACACACAAACTTCCAATCAAGTGGATACTAAACCATCATCTGCGCCCACTGGTGGGGTATCAG GATCCTCTGCGTATCCTGCCCCACCTGCACCCCCCCTGCCCACTACAACCTCATTCTGGCCTGCATCACAACCTCCCCTTCCGGACAGCCCACCACCACCTTCCCACTACCCCCCTCCTCCACCCCTCCCCCCAGgttccccccctcctcctccgccCCTGCCTGACAGCGATAGTGAGATCATGGAGGTGGAGATGGAGATGGACGATGACAATGACGGTGAGCCTCCAGCTCCTGGAACAGAAGAAGATGGCAGTGGTAGACCTCCTTTACCTCCAGGCATTACAAGCACAAAG ATTGGGGAGTCTTCAGGCCCTTTGGGGAAGGGGCAGAAACGTAAAGCGGGCCAAATGAATAAAACGATTACTATTGGCAGCAGCCCCATCCTCTACACCCAACCTGCTGTCAGTGCAG CTCCTGTAATGCCAGTGGCGGCCTATTGGGCTGTTCCGGCTGTTGCTGCCCCTATAGTCCCACTGGAACCTCCAATCCCACCTGTCCCAGCTCTGCCCCCCCAGCCTCCACTGCCTTTAACCCAACCACCGTTTGATCCGCCTCCACCAAAACCACTACCTGCAGACAAGACCAAAAAGCCCAAAAAGGACAAG CAGTCAAAGAAAATTAAGACCAAAATGCCTTCTTTGGTGAAGAAGTGGCAGAGCATCCAGAAAGAGCTGGATGAGGAAGAGAAAAGCAGTTCCAGTGACGAGGACAGAGATCAGCAGAATAAGAAGAGCATTGAGGAATGGAAGCAGCAGCAGCTCGTGAC AGGAAAGGCCTCAAAGAATGCCAACTTTGAAGCACTTCCTGAAGACTGGCGGGAACGACTCAAGAAAAGGAAAATGAACAGCACGTAA
- the fnbp4 gene encoding formin-binding protein 4 isoform X2, producing the protein MGKKSRLTGGAVGRRTILQLSPPGSRSGNVGERDEALSGSDDEQESDGHRFLKDRRTNMKAPTVKATEGLSLLGAYEDSDEEDVGDSQRSTANPLNRSADIDSTLANFMAEIDAITTQPSTDGAGSSVAASTPPRPEVNTQQTAANEGQNQQVTEAQFEFNTQYSLAGVDVEMGDWQEVWDENSGCYYYWNTVSNEVSWELPHYLANQVQSLAKYANSTGVNGNGTAHAGHCTEENTQTSTKETKIKKDVIESVVGLTSEEEERRGVAASLLGPLIPSEVKEAEEKWRKRLLKGLDEPENSLDSDGDGVCPAGSPLAPVQDQDSVPIAQKDLAKKQSRENSDAEETEEDTMELELALERKKAELRALEEGDGSAGGSSPCSEASQEAAGSRGVLLKKNRWKTAFPSVASPDSNSRGSDLQESTEPVPPKVLESVVEDEDKEPDDSEEKTGTKPPAKDEVETPELKFQIGELANTLTSKMEFLGINKKAISNFQLLLLQTETRIADWREGALNGVYLRRRLQEAAEHIKYYELNATPKGWSCHWDREHRRYFYVNDRTGASQWDFPTEDDKAEDAKGSHDTQTSNQVDTKPSSAPTGGVSGSSAYPAPPAPPLPTTTSFWPASQPPLPDSPPPPSHYPPPPPLPPGSPPPPPPLPDSDSEIMEVEMEMDDDNDGEPPAPGTEEDGSGRPPLPPGITSTKIGESSGPLGKGQKRKAGQMNKTITIGSSPILYTQPAVSAAPVMPVAAYWAVPAVAAPIVPLEPPIPPVPALPPQPPLPLTQPPFDPPPPKPLPADKTKKPKKDKSKKIKTKMPSLVKKWQSIQKELDEEEKSSSSDEDRDQQNKKSIEEWKQQQLVTGKASKNANFEALPEDWRERLKKRKMNST; encoded by the exons ATGGGGAAGAAAAGTCGTCTCACGGGTGGAGCAGTGGGTCGAAGAACCATCTTACAGCTATCGCCTCCCGGATCACGCAGTGGGAATGTCGGGGAGAGGGATGAAGCGTTGTCGGGGTCAGACG ATGAACAGGAAAGTGATGGGCACAGATTCCTGAAAGACAGACGCACCAACATGAAGGCTCCCACGGTGAAAGCCACAG AGGGTTTGTCTTTGCTCGGAGCATATGAGGATAGTGATGAAGAGGATGTGGGAGACTCTCAGCGATCCACTGCAAATCCCCTCAACCGGTCAGCAGACATTGACAGCACATTGGCCAATTTCATGGCA GAAATAGATGCAATAACCACTCAGCCAAGCACAGATGGTGCAGGATCTTCTGTTGCTGCTTCCACTCCACCCAGACCTGAAGTTAATACTCAGCAGACAGCTGCCAATGAAGGACAGAATCAACAAGTCACAGAAGCTCAATTCGAGTTCAATACTCAGTACTCATTAGCTGGAG TGGATGTAGAGATGGGGGACTGGCAGGAGGTATGGGATGAGAACTCTGGCTGCTACTATTACTGGAATACGGTTTCTAATGAAGTCTCCTGGGAGCTGCCACACTATCTGGCTAATCAGGTGCAAAGCCTGGCAAAGTATGCAAACAG CACTGGTGTAAATGGCAATGGTACAGCCCATGCAGGTCATTGCACAGAGGAAAACACCCAGACATCAACGAAAGAGACCAAAATAAAG AAGGATGTAATAGAAAGTGTCGTGGGCCTCACAAGTGAAGAGGAGGAGCGCCGTGGAGTGGCTGCCTCACTGCTCGGTCCCTTAATCCCTTCAGAAGTGAAAGAGGCCgaagaaaaatggagaaaacgaCTGCTTAAAGGTTTGGACGAGCCTGAAAACAGTTTGGATTCCGATGGAGATGGTGTTTGCCCAGCAGGATCACCCCTTGCACCAGTGCAGGACCAAGACTCAGTCCCCATCGCTCAGAAAGATCTTGCTAAGAAGCAGTCAAGAGAGAATTCTGATGCTGAGGAGACTGAGGAAGACACAATGGAACTAGAGCTGGCTCTAGAGAGGAAAAAG GCTGAGCTACGGGCACTTGAGGAAGGTGATGGAAGTGCAGGGGGTTCTAGTCCCTGTTCTGAAGCAAGTCAAGAAGCTGCTGGTTCTCGTGGAGTTCTACTCAAGAAAAATCGCTGGAAGACCGCCTTTCCCTCTGTAGCCAGCCCTGACTCAAACAGCAGAGGGTCAGACCTACAGGAGAGCACAGAACCTG TCCCCCCAAAGGTCCTAGAAAGTGTTGTTGAGGATGAGGACAAAGAACCGGACGACTCTGAGGAAAAAACTGGGACAAAGCCCCCAGCAAAAGATGAGGTGGAAACGCCTGAGCTTAAG TTTCAGATTGGGGAACTGGCGAACACCTTAACCAGCAAGATGGAGTTCCTGGGGATAAATAAAAAGGCAATCTCAAACTTTCAGCTTCTTCTGCTCCAAACTGAG ACAAGGATCGCTGACTGGAGGGAGGGCGCTCTGAACGGGGTCTATCTCCGCCGCAGGCTGCAGGAAGCTGCCGAACACATAAAATATTACGAACTTAACGCCACCCCTAAAGGCTGGTCCTGCCACTGGGACAG AGAGCACAGGCGGTATTTTTATGTGAACGACCGGACCGGTGCCTCGCAGTGGGATTTCCCAACAGAGGATGACAAGGCGGAGGATGCCAAAGGAAGCCATGACACACAAACTTCCAATCAAGTGGATACTAAACCATCATCTGCGCCCACTGGTGGGGTATCAG GATCCTCTGCGTATCCTGCCCCACCTGCACCCCCCCTGCCCACTACAACCTCATTCTGGCCTGCATCACAACCTCCCCTTCCGGACAGCCCACCACCACCTTCCCACTACCCCCCTCCTCCACCCCTCCCCCCAGgttccccccctcctcctccgccCCTGCCTGACAGCGATAGTGAGATCATGGAGGTGGAGATGGAGATGGACGATGACAATGACGGTGAGCCTCCAGCTCCTGGAACAGAAGAAGATGGCAGTGGTAGACCTCCTTTACCTCCAGGCATTACAAGCACAAAG ATTGGGGAGTCTTCAGGCCCTTTGGGGAAGGGGCAGAAACGTAAAGCGGGCCAAATGAATAAAACGATTACTATTGGCAGCAGCCCCATCCTCTACACCCAACCTGCTGTCAGTGCAG CTCCTGTAATGCCAGTGGCGGCCTATTGGGCTGTTCCGGCTGTTGCTGCCCCTATAGTCCCACTGGAACCTCCAATCCCACCTGTCCCAGCTCTGCCCCCCCAGCCTCCACTGCCTTTAACCCAACCACCGTTTGATCCGCCTCCACCAAAACCACTACCTGCAGACAAGACCAAAAAGCCCAAAAAGGACAAG TCAAAGAAAATTAAGACCAAAATGCCTTCTTTGGTGAAGAAGTGGCAGAGCATCCAGAAAGAGCTGGATGAGGAAGAGAAAAGCAGTTCCAGTGACGAGGACAGAGATCAGCAGAATAAGAAGAGCATTGAGGAATGGAAGCAGCAGCAGCTCGTGAC AGGAAAGGCCTCAAAGAATGCCAACTTTGAAGCACTTCCTGAAGACTGGCGGGAACGACTCAAGAAAAGGAAAATGAACAGCACGTAA
- the fnbp4 gene encoding formin-binding protein 4 isoform X4, giving the protein MGKKSRLTGGAVGRRTILQLSPPGSRSGNVGERDEALSGSDDEQESDGHRFLKDRRTNMKAPTVKATEGLSLLGAYEDSDEEDVGDSQRSTANPLNRSADIDSTLANFMAEIDAITTQPSTDGAGSSVAASTPPRPEVNTQQTAANEGQNQQVTEAQFEFNTQYSLAGVDVEMGDWQEVWDENSGCYYYWNTVSNEVSWELPHYLANQVQSLAKYANSTGVNGNGTAHAGHCTEENTQTSTKETKIKDVIESVVGLTSEEEERRGVAASLLGPLIPSEVKEAEEKWRKRLLKGLDEPENSLDSDGDGVCPAGSPLAPVQDQDSVPIAQKDLAKKQSRENSDAEETEEDTMELELALERKKAELRALEEGDGSAGGSSPCSEASQEAAGSRGVLLKKNRWKTAFPSVASPDSNSRGSDLQESTEPVPPKVLESVVEDEDKEPDDSEEKTGTKPPAKDEVETPELKFQIGELANTLTSKMEFLGINKKAISNFQLLLLQTETRIADWREGALNGVYLRRRLQEAAEHIKYYELNATPKGWSCHWDREHRRYFYVNDRTGASQWDFPTEDDKAEDAKGSHDTQTSNQVDTKPSSAPTGGVSGSSAYPAPPAPPLPTTTSFWPASQPPLPDSPPPPSHYPPPPPLPPGSPPPPPPLPDSDSEIMEVEMEMDDDNDGEPPAPGTEEDGSGRPPLPPGITSTKIGESSGPLGKGQKRKAGQMNKTITIGSSPILYTQPAVSAAPVMPVAAYWAVPAVAAPIVPLEPPIPPVPALPPQPPLPLTQPPFDPPPPKPLPADKTKKPKKDKSKKIKTKMPSLVKKWQSIQKELDEEEKSSSSDEDRDQQNKKSIEEWKQQQLVTGKASKNANFEALPEDWRERLKKRKMNST; this is encoded by the exons ATGGGGAAGAAAAGTCGTCTCACGGGTGGAGCAGTGGGTCGAAGAACCATCTTACAGCTATCGCCTCCCGGATCACGCAGTGGGAATGTCGGGGAGAGGGATGAAGCGTTGTCGGGGTCAGACG ATGAACAGGAAAGTGATGGGCACAGATTCCTGAAAGACAGACGCACCAACATGAAGGCTCCCACGGTGAAAGCCACAG AGGGTTTGTCTTTGCTCGGAGCATATGAGGATAGTGATGAAGAGGATGTGGGAGACTCTCAGCGATCCACTGCAAATCCCCTCAACCGGTCAGCAGACATTGACAGCACATTGGCCAATTTCATGGCA GAAATAGATGCAATAACCACTCAGCCAAGCACAGATGGTGCAGGATCTTCTGTTGCTGCTTCCACTCCACCCAGACCTGAAGTTAATACTCAGCAGACAGCTGCCAATGAAGGACAGAATCAACAAGTCACAGAAGCTCAATTCGAGTTCAATACTCAGTACTCATTAGCTGGAG TGGATGTAGAGATGGGGGACTGGCAGGAGGTATGGGATGAGAACTCTGGCTGCTACTATTACTGGAATACGGTTTCTAATGAAGTCTCCTGGGAGCTGCCACACTATCTGGCTAATCAGGTGCAAAGCCTGGCAAAGTATGCAAACAG CACTGGTGTAAATGGCAATGGTACAGCCCATGCAGGTCATTGCACAGAGGAAAACACCCAGACATCAACGAAAGAGACCAAAATAAAG GATGTAATAGAAAGTGTCGTGGGCCTCACAAGTGAAGAGGAGGAGCGCCGTGGAGTGGCTGCCTCACTGCTCGGTCCCTTAATCCCTTCAGAAGTGAAAGAGGCCgaagaaaaatggagaaaacgaCTGCTTAAAGGTTTGGACGAGCCTGAAAACAGTTTGGATTCCGATGGAGATGGTGTTTGCCCAGCAGGATCACCCCTTGCACCAGTGCAGGACCAAGACTCAGTCCCCATCGCTCAGAAAGATCTTGCTAAGAAGCAGTCAAGAGAGAATTCTGATGCTGAGGAGACTGAGGAAGACACAATGGAACTAGAGCTGGCTCTAGAGAGGAAAAAG GCTGAGCTACGGGCACTTGAGGAAGGTGATGGAAGTGCAGGGGGTTCTAGTCCCTGTTCTGAAGCAAGTCAAGAAGCTGCTGGTTCTCGTGGAGTTCTACTCAAGAAAAATCGCTGGAAGACCGCCTTTCCCTCTGTAGCCAGCCCTGACTCAAACAGCAGAGGGTCAGACCTACAGGAGAGCACAGAACCTG TCCCCCCAAAGGTCCTAGAAAGTGTTGTTGAGGATGAGGACAAAGAACCGGACGACTCTGAGGAAAAAACTGGGACAAAGCCCCCAGCAAAAGATGAGGTGGAAACGCCTGAGCTTAAG TTTCAGATTGGGGAACTGGCGAACACCTTAACCAGCAAGATGGAGTTCCTGGGGATAAATAAAAAGGCAATCTCAAACTTTCAGCTTCTTCTGCTCCAAACTGAG ACAAGGATCGCTGACTGGAGGGAGGGCGCTCTGAACGGGGTCTATCTCCGCCGCAGGCTGCAGGAAGCTGCCGAACACATAAAATATTACGAACTTAACGCCACCCCTAAAGGCTGGTCCTGCCACTGGGACAG AGAGCACAGGCGGTATTTTTATGTGAACGACCGGACCGGTGCCTCGCAGTGGGATTTCCCAACAGAGGATGACAAGGCGGAGGATGCCAAAGGAAGCCATGACACACAAACTTCCAATCAAGTGGATACTAAACCATCATCTGCGCCCACTGGTGGGGTATCAG GATCCTCTGCGTATCCTGCCCCACCTGCACCCCCCCTGCCCACTACAACCTCATTCTGGCCTGCATCACAACCTCCCCTTCCGGACAGCCCACCACCACCTTCCCACTACCCCCCTCCTCCACCCCTCCCCCCAGgttccccccctcctcctccgccCCTGCCTGACAGCGATAGTGAGATCATGGAGGTGGAGATGGAGATGGACGATGACAATGACGGTGAGCCTCCAGCTCCTGGAACAGAAGAAGATGGCAGTGGTAGACCTCCTTTACCTCCAGGCATTACAAGCACAAAG ATTGGGGAGTCTTCAGGCCCTTTGGGGAAGGGGCAGAAACGTAAAGCGGGCCAAATGAATAAAACGATTACTATTGGCAGCAGCCCCATCCTCTACACCCAACCTGCTGTCAGTGCAG CTCCTGTAATGCCAGTGGCGGCCTATTGGGCTGTTCCGGCTGTTGCTGCCCCTATAGTCCCACTGGAACCTCCAATCCCACCTGTCCCAGCTCTGCCCCCCCAGCCTCCACTGCCTTTAACCCAACCACCGTTTGATCCGCCTCCACCAAAACCACTACCTGCAGACAAGACCAAAAAGCCCAAAAAGGACAAG TCAAAGAAAATTAAGACCAAAATGCCTTCTTTGGTGAAGAAGTGGCAGAGCATCCAGAAAGAGCTGGATGAGGAAGAGAAAAGCAGTTCCAGTGACGAGGACAGAGATCAGCAGAATAAGAAGAGCATTGAGGAATGGAAGCAGCAGCAGCTCGTGAC AGGAAAGGCCTCAAAGAATGCCAACTTTGAAGCACTTCCTGAAGACTGGCGGGAACGACTCAAGAAAAGGAAAATGAACAGCACGTAA